In one window of Lacticaseibacillus casei DSM 20011 = JCM 1134 = ATCC 393 DNA:
- the acpS gene encoding holo-ACP synthase, whose product MIYGIGVDVTDLDRIQAAQEKNHGFAAKILTPVELANYQQLDGRRAVEYLSGRFSAKESYSKAFGTGLGKVALQDVEILNNELGKPILTKHPFAGNAFVSISHSETLVFTEVILEKEGPERDDR is encoded by the coding sequence ATGATTTATGGCATCGGGGTTGATGTGACAGATTTAGACCGAATTCAAGCCGCTCAGGAAAAGAACCATGGATTCGCCGCGAAGATTCTGACACCCGTAGAATTAGCAAACTATCAACAATTGGATGGCCGCCGTGCTGTTGAGTATCTTTCTGGCCGGTTTTCGGCTAAGGAATCTTATTCCAAAGCTTTCGGCACCGGACTAGGCAAGGTCGCTTTGCAGGATGTTGAAATTCTGAATAACGAACTTGGCAAGCCGATTCTGACGAAACACCCATTTGCCGGCAATGCGTTTGTTTCCATTTCCCATAGTGAAACTTTGGTGTTCACCGAGGTAATTTTAGAAAAAGAAGGTCCTGAACGTGACGATCGGTAA
- the alr gene encoding alanine racemase gives MTIGNFRPATVLIDETAILHNVQHEVARLKKKTQLFAVVKADAYGHGMLRVARVAKAAGASGFCVALLDEALDLRDANFVEPILVLGIVPSQYAAMAAAQTISLPISSVEWLEQALPVLEAQPELPPLRIHLALDTGMGRIGFTEDQALLDALKFIQEHPKQFTVEGIFTHFATADDPDDAYFKQQVAKFNHMVDLLPTRPRYVHVSNSATSLWHAACNGNMIRYGVAIYGLNPSGDAIPTTPFPLEPALSLESELTYCKQVHAGDGISYGVTYRAKGDEFIGTVPIGYADGWLRRLQGFHVLVDGHACEIVGRICMDQFMIRLPKAYPAGTKVVLIGQSGDQEITLLDVAKYSDTIHYEIACNLTPRLKRQSINLIGK, from the coding sequence GTGACGATCGGTAACTTCCGACCAGCAACAGTTTTGATTGATGAAACAGCTATTTTGCATAATGTCCAGCATGAGGTGGCGCGGTTAAAAAAGAAGACCCAACTTTTTGCCGTTGTCAAAGCCGATGCTTATGGTCACGGCATGTTGCGGGTGGCACGGGTTGCGAAAGCCGCTGGCGCAAGCGGCTTTTGTGTGGCGCTGCTTGACGAGGCGTTAGATTTACGGGACGCCAATTTTGTCGAGCCAATTCTGGTTTTAGGCATTGTGCCAAGCCAGTACGCTGCGATGGCTGCGGCACAAACGATTTCGTTACCGATTAGCAGTGTCGAATGGCTTGAGCAGGCGTTACCGGTGTTGGAAGCCCAACCGGAGTTGCCGCCTTTACGCATTCATCTTGCGTTGGATACCGGAATGGGGCGGATTGGCTTTACGGAAGATCAGGCACTTTTGGATGCCCTGAAGTTCATTCAGGAACATCCCAAACAGTTTACGGTTGAAGGCATTTTCACCCATTTTGCCACAGCAGATGATCCGGACGATGCCTATTTCAAACAGCAAGTGGCCAAGTTTAATCACATGGTGGACTTATTGCCAACCCGGCCCCGGTACGTGCACGTCTCGAACTCGGCGACCAGTCTGTGGCATGCAGCATGTAACGGCAACATGATTCGCTACGGTGTGGCGATTTATGGCCTGAACCCATCTGGTGATGCGATTCCGACAACACCTTTCCCGCTGGAACCTGCCTTGTCACTGGAAAGTGAATTGACTTACTGCAAGCAGGTTCATGCCGGTGACGGTATTTCCTATGGTGTCACCTATCGCGCTAAAGGTGACGAGTTTATCGGTACCGTTCCGATTGGGTATGCTGATGGATGGCTGCGGCGGCTGCAAGGGTTCCATGTGTTGGTTGATGGCCATGCCTGCGAGATTGTTGGCCGAATTTGCATGGATCAGTTCATGATTCGTCTACCAAAAGCCTATCCGGCAGGCACCAAAGTCGTTTTAATCGGGCAAAGCGGCGATCAGGAAATCACGCTCTTAGATGTCGCCAAGTATAGCGACACGATTCATTACGAAATTGCCTGCAATTTGACGCCGCGGTTAAAACGGCAAAGCATCAATCTGATCGGCAAATAA
- a CDS encoding SMI1/KNR4 family protein, whose protein sequence is MLPWPNKIPQPNLPTIPHTDLIPSTYFSTIKTGCLPKRWWLPTSEPTSDGLDGVGIHAFGTPGAAITADDLPADFLPFAHTGHQYFGFDLSHDPRRIRYIDTEVDQWLTVAPDFDTFLKQLQPHPVRLPELPVHPQVFGHMAVIATAADWPALFDHARTFMTGAELGPWLVWLATSDESAKRQAAAEEYHFLSRYQPNFLTPNTTIELQKLLS, encoded by the coding sequence ATGTTACCCTGGCCAAACAAGATCCCACAACCTAATTTACCAACAATTCCACATACTGACCTCATACCTTCGACTTATTTTTCCACGATTAAAACCGGTTGCCTGCCAAAAAGATGGTGGTTGCCAACTTCGGAACCAACCAGTGATGGCCTGGACGGTGTTGGTATTCACGCCTTCGGAACACCGGGAGCCGCCATCACTGCAGACGATCTACCAGCAGACTTTTTGCCTTTCGCTCATACCGGTCATCAATACTTCGGCTTTGATCTGAGTCATGACCCGCGACGGATTCGTTACATTGATACCGAAGTCGACCAATGGCTCACCGTTGCACCTGATTTTGATACGTTTCTCAAACAATTGCAGCCACATCCGGTTCGTCTACCTGAACTACCTGTCCATCCGCAAGTCTTTGGCCACATGGCGGTCATTGCTACCGCCGCCGATTGGCCTGCCTTATTCGATCACGCGCGGACGTTTATGACCGGCGCGGAGCTTGGCCCGTGGCTCGTTTGGCTGGCAACCTCGGATGAGTCAGCCAAACGTCAGGCCGCCGCCGAGGAATATCATTTTCTTAGCCGTTATCAGCCAAACTTTCTCACGCCGAATACAACAATCGAGTTGCAAAAATTGTTGTCCTGA
- a CDS encoding UDP-N-acetylglucosamine 1-carboxyvinyltransferase, with product MEKMLIHGGKKLSGEVVIGGAKNSTVALIPAAILSRTPVTLDSVPHIQDVYNLMAILDDMNVKSDFTENVLTIDPTEIHDVPLPNGKIKSLRASYYFMGALLGRFGKAIVGLPGGDDIGPRPIDQHIKGFEALGASVSNEHGAMAIKAPAEGLHGARIFLDMVSVGATINVILAAVTAKGRTVIENAAKEPEIIDLATYLNNMGAKVRGAGTDVIRISGVPTLEAHNSHTIIPDRIEAGTYLAMAAAVGEGVKVKNIISEHLDAFLAKLEEMGVVMDVGEDSIFVYPSGDLKMVQIKTMPYPGFATDLQQPITPLMLKAHGEGLIIDTIYPKRVRHIPELLRMGADITIENDVIILHHCDHLQGTEVVAEEIRAGACLMIAGLMAEGTTTITKVDNILRGYDRVVMKLRGLGADVELID from the coding sequence ATGGAAAAAATGCTGATCCACGGCGGAAAGAAATTGTCCGGTGAAGTTGTGATCGGCGGTGCGAAGAACAGCACGGTTGCTTTAATTCCGGCTGCAATTTTGTCGCGCACCCCGGTGACACTCGATTCAGTGCCGCACATCCAGGATGTCTATAATTTGATGGCCATTTTGGATGATATGAACGTCAAATCTGATTTTACCGAAAATGTTTTGACGATTGATCCAACAGAAATTCACGATGTACCGTTGCCAAACGGTAAGATTAAGAGTCTGCGCGCTTCCTATTATTTTATGGGGGCGTTATTAGGGCGGTTTGGGAAAGCCATTGTTGGATTGCCTGGTGGCGATGATATCGGTCCGCGGCCGATTGATCAACATATTAAGGGGTTTGAAGCGTTAGGGGCTTCCGTGAGTAATGAACACGGTGCAATGGCGATTAAAGCACCTGCTGAAGGTCTACACGGTGCCCGGATTTTCTTGGATATGGTCTCGGTTGGCGCCACCATTAACGTGATTTTGGCGGCAGTGACGGCGAAAGGCCGCACGGTGATCGAAAATGCTGCTAAAGAGCCGGAAATCATCGACTTAGCGACTTACTTAAATAATATGGGCGCCAAGGTGCGGGGTGCCGGTACGGATGTGATCCGGATTAGCGGCGTGCCGACGCTTGAAGCACACAACTCGCACACCATCATCCCTGATCGCATTGAAGCCGGTACTTATTTGGCCATGGCCGCAGCGGTTGGCGAAGGCGTTAAAGTTAAGAACATTATTTCGGAACATTTAGACGCCTTTTTGGCTAAATTGGAAGAAATGGGCGTCGTCATGGACGTGGGTGAGGACAGCATTTTTGTCTATCCGTCAGGCGATTTAAAAATGGTCCAAATCAAAACGATGCCGTACCCGGGATTTGCAACCGACTTGCAACAGCCAATTACACCGTTGATGTTAAAAGCCCATGGTGAAGGACTCATCATTGATACAATTTACCCTAAACGTGTCCGCCATATACCGGAATTATTGCGGATGGGCGCGGACATTACGATTGAAAATGATGTGATCATCCTGCATCATTGCGATCATCTGCAGGGAACCGAGGTCGTGGCTGAGGAAATTCGCGCCGGCGCCTGTCTCATGATTGCCGGGTTGATGGCTGAAGGGACAACGACGATCACCAAGGTCGATAATATCCTGCGCGGCTATGATCGGGTTGTGATGAAACTGCGCGGTTTAGGCGCGGATGTCGAATTGATTGATTGA
- a CDS encoding DEAD/DEAH box helicase has translation MKFKELGLDHDLLKAIAQSGFEEATPIQAETIPLVLEGKDVIGQAQTGTGKTAAFGLPILQHIDKADRSIQALVISPTRELAIQTQEELYRLGRDKKIKVQAVYGGADIRRQIRQLADHPQIVVGTPGRILDHIGRHTLKLEHLDTLVLDEADEMLDMGFIDDIEKIVEQMPTERQTLLFSATMPAAIMRLTNKFMKSPVVVKIKAKELTADTVEQYYVRAKDYEKFDVMTRLFDVQDPDLALIFGRTKRRVDELTRGLKARGYRAEGIHGDLTQQKRMSVLRQFKSGQLDFLVATDVAARGLDISGVTHVYNYDIPQDPDSYVHRIGRTGRAGHKGVSVTFVTPNEIEYLHTIEDLTKKRMLPMKPPTAEEALMGQISSGFSTIKEQVEANDTEKYEAMAETLLENYTPLQLVSAYLKAVSPDDASAVPVKITPERPLPHRGRNNHGHGNNRGGGYKGGYKAKRREGGYQGNRDGRRNYDKKRNFGDKRKNVKRNFKIRSGE, from the coding sequence TTGAAGTTTAAAGAACTAGGTTTGGATCATGATCTCTTAAAGGCAATCGCACAGTCAGGTTTTGAAGAAGCGACCCCGATTCAAGCAGAGACGATCCCACTGGTTCTGGAAGGCAAAGATGTGATCGGTCAAGCACAGACCGGTACCGGGAAAACGGCAGCATTTGGCTTGCCGATTCTGCAACACATCGATAAAGCTGACCGGAGTATCCAAGCACTGGTCATTTCCCCAACCCGGGAATTGGCGATTCAGACCCAAGAAGAACTTTATCGTTTAGGTCGCGACAAGAAGATCAAGGTGCAAGCAGTTTATGGTGGTGCTGATATTCGCCGCCAGATTCGTCAGCTTGCTGACCACCCACAAATTGTGGTCGGAACCCCAGGGCGGATTCTTGATCATATCGGGCGTCACACCTTGAAACTGGAACATCTTGATACCTTGGTATTGGATGAAGCCGACGAAATGCTCGACATGGGCTTTATTGACGATATTGAAAAGATCGTTGAACAGATGCCAACAGAACGTCAGACCTTGCTGTTTTCTGCCACCATGCCGGCAGCCATCATGCGCTTGACCAACAAGTTCATGAAGAGCCCGGTCGTTGTTAAGATTAAGGCTAAAGAGCTGACGGCTGACACCGTTGAACAATATTATGTTCGCGCAAAGGACTATGAAAAGTTCGATGTGATGACGCGTTTGTTCGACGTTCAGGATCCTGATCTGGCATTGATTTTTGGCCGGACAAAACGGCGCGTTGATGAATTAACCCGCGGCTTGAAAGCTCGTGGTTATCGGGCTGAAGGGATTCATGGTGATTTGACGCAGCAAAAGCGCATGAGCGTTTTGCGCCAATTCAAGAGCGGCCAATTGGACTTTTTGGTGGCGACGGATGTTGCGGCCCGTGGGTTGGACATTTCTGGCGTGACGCATGTTTATAACTATGACATTCCGCAAGATCCTGATTCATATGTGCACCGTATCGGTCGGACCGGTCGTGCGGGACACAAAGGGGTTTCGGTAACATTTGTCACACCAAATGAAATTGAATACCTGCACACGATCGAAGACTTGACGAAGAAGCGGATGTTGCCGATGAAGCCGCCAACCGCTGAAGAAGCGTTGATGGGCCAGATTTCCAGTGGCTTCTCCACGATCAAAGAACAAGTCGAAGCCAACGACACTGAAAAGTATGAAGCCATGGCGGAAACGCTTTTGGAAAACTACACCCCGCTGCAATTGGTTTCTGCATACCTTAAAGCAGTCAGCCCGGATGATGCCAGCGCGGTTCCGGTCAAAATCACACCAGAACGGCCACTGCCACATCGCGGTCGCAACAATCACGGCCACGGAAACAATCGTGGCGGCGGTTATAAAGGCGGCTACAAAGCTAAGCGGCGCGAAGGTGGCTATCAAGGCAACCGTGACGGCCGGCGCAACTATGACAAGAAGCGCAACTTCGGCGACAAACGTAAGAATGTCAAACGTAACTTCAAAATTCGTTCAGGCGAATAA
- a CDS encoding UDP-N-acetylmuramoyl-tripeptide--D-alanyl-D-alanine ligase: protein MKMTLAEVARVVKAQPLSEADSSRVVTGLTFDSRRLKPGMLFVPLQGERDGHEFIPAAAAAGAVATFVAADHAPIKTKLAALVVPDPLTAMQQLAQYYLLMKVNPKVVAITGSNGKTTTKDMTAAILATQYHVVKTPDNYNNEIGVPMTILSMEPNTEVLVLEMGMDHPGQLHALSSLAEPDVAVITMIGEAHIEFFKTRAKIADAKMEITDGLKEDGTFIYNGDEPLLMERAKKITQKQETFGLHPENTLFAHSINGHRNHTEFTVEQWPDLTFSIPIMGEYNVVNALAALLVGRQFHVKPEVMQKALAHFQVTANRTQWLIGDAGEQILSDVYNANPTAMRAVIRDFSEFTATGRHIAVLGDMLELGDQSQALHAGLADALDPHEVQVVYLYGSEMHALADALADKYSPDNLHYYPLSAKNQMIRDLQNDVGHDDMVLLKASHGLHLETVLAALIAGGHA from the coding sequence ATGAAAATGACATTGGCAGAGGTTGCGCGTGTCGTTAAAGCACAGCCGCTTTCTGAAGCGGATAGTTCGCGCGTGGTCACTGGACTGACCTTTGATTCGCGTCGATTGAAGCCAGGGATGTTATTTGTTCCCTTACAAGGTGAACGTGACGGTCACGAGTTTATTCCGGCTGCCGCTGCTGCGGGGGCGGTGGCGACTTTTGTTGCGGCGGATCATGCACCGATCAAAACTAAATTGGCCGCCTTGGTTGTTCCGGATCCGCTGACGGCCATGCAACAGCTGGCCCAGTATTACTTGTTGATGAAGGTCAATCCCAAAGTTGTTGCCATTACCGGTAGCAACGGGAAAACAACGACTAAAGATATGACGGCGGCGATTTTGGCGACGCAATATCATGTTGTGAAAACGCCAGACAATTATAATAACGAAATTGGCGTACCGATGACGATTTTGAGTATGGAGCCCAATACCGAAGTGCTGGTCCTTGAGATGGGCATGGATCATCCGGGCCAGTTGCACGCGTTGTCATCTTTGGCCGAACCGGATGTTGCAGTTATCACCATGATTGGCGAAGCACATATCGAGTTTTTCAAAACCCGCGCTAAAATTGCCGATGCCAAAATGGAAATCACCGATGGACTGAAAGAAGACGGTACTTTTATCTATAACGGGGATGAGCCATTGCTTATGGAACGTGCCAAAAAGATTACTCAAAAGCAGGAGACTTTTGGGTTGCATCCGGAAAATACCTTGTTTGCACATTCCATTAACGGCCATCGCAATCATACCGAGTTTACGGTTGAACAGTGGCCAGATCTGACTTTTTCGATTCCGATTATGGGCGAGTATAACGTAGTGAATGCATTGGCCGCGCTGCTTGTCGGTCGGCAATTTCATGTGAAGCCCGAGGTCATGCAAAAAGCACTCGCGCATTTTCAGGTGACTGCCAATCGGACGCAGTGGCTGATCGGCGATGCCGGCGAACAAATTCTCAGTGATGTTTATAACGCCAATCCAACGGCGATGCGGGCTGTGATCCGCGACTTTAGTGAATTTACGGCAACCGGCCGGCACATCGCAGTGTTAGGCGACATGCTGGAACTTGGCGACCAAAGCCAGGCGCTGCATGCAGGCTTGGCCGATGCCCTTGATCCTCATGAAGTGCAAGTTGTCTATCTATATGGGTCGGAGATGCACGCACTGGCCGATGCCTTGGCCGACAAGTATTCACCCGATAACCTGCATTATTACCCGCTATCAGCCAAAAACCAGATGATTCGCGATTTGCAAAATGACGTCGGCCATGACGACATGGTGCTGTTAAAGGCAAGTCACGGCTTGCATCTGGAAACGGTTTTGGCAGCGCTGATCGCTGGGGGTCACGCTTGA
- a CDS encoding IS30 family transposase: MQKQDSTHRQKGQHLTSLERGKVAGFHQAGKSNRWIAAEIGVCPQTINNEIKRGTVDQVKKSNGKRVYHRQYLPEAAQARYETARLSCHRPDKFASVQVFLAWYVQRAKQDKWSPDASIGYAKRHKLFTPEELVCASTLYQYIDDQRLEIRNIDLLEKTKRKTSHQHHTKAKRLAGRSIEERPKVVERRRQFGHWEMDTIVGKRNGKESVILTLIERKTRCQLLRLIEGRDADSVSYALRGIKREWGACIKTITADNGPEFTALNTAFAGTETEIFYAHPYTSCDRGTNEAHNRMIRQDFPKGMSLDDISPSQVQATQDRLNQLPRKQQGYCTPQQNFEAEARRVRRMAQ, from the coding sequence ATGCAGAAACAGGATAGCACACACCGCCAAAAAGGTCAGCACTTAACATCACTCGAGCGCGGAAAAGTGGCCGGATTCCACCAAGCTGGGAAGTCCAATCGTTGGATTGCTGCTGAAATTGGCGTCTGCCCGCAGACCATTAATAATGAAATCAAGCGAGGTACAGTAGATCAGGTCAAGAAGAGTAATGGCAAGCGCGTCTACCATCGACAATACCTGCCAGAGGCTGCTCAGGCACGTTACGAGACTGCACGCTTGAGCTGCCATCGTCCTGACAAGTTCGCCAGCGTACAGGTCTTCTTAGCCTGGTACGTACAGCGAGCTAAGCAGGACAAATGGTCGCCGGATGCTTCAATCGGCTATGCCAAGCGACACAAGCTGTTTACTCCTGAAGAGCTTGTTTGTGCCTCGACTTTGTACCAGTACATTGACGACCAACGCCTAGAGATTCGAAATATCGACCTGTTGGAGAAGACTAAGCGGAAGACCTCTCACCAGCACCACACCAAGGCTAAGCGCCTGGCTGGCCGCAGTATCGAGGAACGGCCTAAGGTCGTTGAACGACGCAGGCAGTTCGGTCACTGGGAGATGGATACCATTGTCGGTAAACGCAATGGCAAGGAGAGCGTCATCTTGACTCTGATTGAGCGCAAGACCCGTTGCCAACTTCTCCGCTTGATCGAAGGACGAGATGCAGACTCTGTGAGCTATGCATTGCGTGGAATCAAGCGCGAATGGGGAGCTTGCATCAAGACCATCACAGCCGACAACGGACCCGAGTTCACCGCCTTAAATACTGCTTTTGCTGGGACGGAAACTGAGATCTTCTACGCCCATCCTTACACGTCCTGCGACCGTGGCACCAACGAGGCACATAACCGGATGATCCGCCAGGACTTCCCTAAGGGCATGTCCCTAGATGACATTAGCCCTAGTCAAGTGCAGGCCACGCAAGACCGCTTGAATCAGTTGCCTCGCAAACAACAGGGCTACTGCACACCCCAGCAAAACTTTGAGGCCGAAGCTCGGCGCGTTCGCCGCATGGCCCAGTAG
- a CDS encoding type B 50S ribosomal protein L31 yields MKQGIHPDYHPVVFMDSATGFKFISGSTKTSKETIKWEDGKEYPLVRVEISSDSHPFYTGKQKFTQADGRVDRFNKKYGLDKK; encoded by the coding sequence ATGAAGCAAGGCATCCATCCAGATTATCATCCGGTTGTTTTCATGGATTCAGCAACTGGCTTTAAATTTATTTCCGGCTCCACCAAGACTTCCAAAGAAACTATCAAGTGGGAAGACGGCAAAGAATACCCATTGGTTCGGGTAGAAATTTCGTCTGATTCTCATCCGTTCTACACCGGCAAGCAGAAGTTCACGCAGGCCGATGGACGGGTTGACCGGTTCAACAAGAAGTACGGTTTGGATAAGAAATAA